A window of the Mastacembelus armatus unplaced genomic scaffold, fMasArm1.2, whole genome shotgun sequence genome harbors these coding sequences:
- the LOC113129703 gene encoding uncharacterized protein LOC113129703 isoform X1, which translates to MCASGPMARRERTIITKEQKETLKSSFEEGMTSVGSSLIPAAAEATGLTPVVVENWIGNYKRSLKAPSGQRPRKPKLHTRDLSAYNLFCRDLLRNKGTLKDIKPKWSSLGEQQKNYYLEEAAALKAEGKTQHLSPEMRELKIKKHLKQLKLEVSSLEALGVETAIMSCDLQKSKLDVHTVSSKGAASFLDSTDTVSSFALHFKADASAASPTKMPVGVMVKRVQEIFNQKYKEAGGDGRLPYQSLQNQSISIHVVGLPNGLTLKKPSFYGRIQLEEILKAADKISFRIGPGRCIQTQTVDEILEAMCESESSDLCCVCYTHFKDDKKNSVKKWHK; encoded by the exons ATGTGTG CTTCTGGCCCGATGGCTAGAAGAG AAAGGACAATTATAACAAAGGAGCAAAAGGAGACCCTGAAATCCTCATTTGAAGAGGGAATGACAAGTGTCGGCTCATCGTTAATaccagcagctgctgaggcCACAGGTTTGACACCTGTTGTCGTAGAA aaCTGGATTGGAAACTATAAAAGGTCGCTAAAAGCACCCTCTGGCCAGAGGCCCCGAAAACCCAAACTTCACACACGGGATCTCTCAGCTTACAATCTTTTTTGCAGAGATCTTCTGCGAAACAAAG GAACACTCAAAGATATTAAGCCCAAGTGGTCCTCATTAGGGGAGCAGCAGAAGAATTACTACCTTGAAGAGGCAGCTGCTCTTAAGGCTGAAGGAAAAACTCAGCACCTTAGCCCTGAGATGAGGGAgcttaaaattaaaaagcacCTGAAGCAGCTCAAGTTAGAG GTGTCCAGTCTCGAGGCGCTGGGTGTGGAAACAGCCATAATGTCATGCGACCTCCAAAAGTCCAAGTTAGATGTTCATACAGTAAGCAGCAAAGGAGCTGCTAGTTTTCTGGACTCGACGGACACAGTCAGCAGTTTTGCTTTGCATTTTAAAG CTGACgcctctgctgcttctcctACAAAAATGCCAGTTGGTGTCATGGTTAAAAGAGTGCAGGAAATATTCAACCAAAAATACA AGGAGGCCGGCGGTGATGGGAGGCTACCGTACCAGTCTCTTCAAAATCAAAGTATCAGCATACACGTTGTTGGACTGCCTAATGGCCTTACACTAAAAAAACCATCCTTCTACGGACGAATACAGTTGGAAGAAATACTGAAGGCTGCAGACAAGATTTCTTTTCGAATAG GTCCAGGCAGATGTATTCAGACACAGACTGTGGATGAGATACTAGAGGCAATGTGTGAAAGTG
- the LOC113129703 gene encoding uncharacterized protein LOC113129703 isoform X2, translating into MCERTIITKEQKETLKSSFEEGMTSVGSSLIPAAAEATGLTPVVVENWIGNYKRSLKAPSGQRPRKPKLHTRDLSAYNLFCRDLLRNKGTLKDIKPKWSSLGEQQKNYYLEEAAALKAEGKTQHLSPEMRELKIKKHLKQLKLEVSSLEALGVETAIMSCDLQKSKLDVHTVSSKGAASFLDSTDTVSSFALHFKADASAASPTKMPVGVMVKRVQEIFNQKYKEAGGDGRLPYQSLQNQSISIHVVGLPNGLTLKKPSFYGRIQLEEILKAADKISFRIGPGRCIQTQTVDEILEAMCESESSDLCCVCYTHFKDDKKNSVKKWHK; encoded by the exons ATGTGTG AAAGGACAATTATAACAAAGGAGCAAAAGGAGACCCTGAAATCCTCATTTGAAGAGGGAATGACAAGTGTCGGCTCATCGTTAATaccagcagctgctgaggcCACAGGTTTGACACCTGTTGTCGTAGAA aaCTGGATTGGAAACTATAAAAGGTCGCTAAAAGCACCCTCTGGCCAGAGGCCCCGAAAACCCAAACTTCACACACGGGATCTCTCAGCTTACAATCTTTTTTGCAGAGATCTTCTGCGAAACAAAG GAACACTCAAAGATATTAAGCCCAAGTGGTCCTCATTAGGGGAGCAGCAGAAGAATTACTACCTTGAAGAGGCAGCTGCTCTTAAGGCTGAAGGAAAAACTCAGCACCTTAGCCCTGAGATGAGGGAgcttaaaattaaaaagcacCTGAAGCAGCTCAAGTTAGAG GTGTCCAGTCTCGAGGCGCTGGGTGTGGAAACAGCCATAATGTCATGCGACCTCCAAAAGTCCAAGTTAGATGTTCATACAGTAAGCAGCAAAGGAGCTGCTAGTTTTCTGGACTCGACGGACACAGTCAGCAGTTTTGCTTTGCATTTTAAAG CTGACgcctctgctgcttctcctACAAAAATGCCAGTTGGTGTCATGGTTAAAAGAGTGCAGGAAATATTCAACCAAAAATACA AGGAGGCCGGCGGTGATGGGAGGCTACCGTACCAGTCTCTTCAAAATCAAAGTATCAGCATACACGTTGTTGGACTGCCTAATGGCCTTACACTAAAAAAACCATCCTTCTACGGACGAATACAGTTGGAAGAAATACTGAAGGCTGCAGACAAGATTTCTTTTCGAATAG GTCCAGGCAGATGTATTCAGACACAGACTGTGGATGAGATACTAGAGGCAATGTGTGAAAGTG